Sequence from the Helianthus annuus cultivar XRQ/B chromosome 13, HanXRQr2.0-SUNRISE, whole genome shotgun sequence genome:
tttactgctatgcttacttttattattcgcttcctgaactgtttgaataatatatggcattgcatctataattccttgtgccactatgtgttgaacgacactattatccctttggtttccattgttattgttgtccggattctcattaaccacgttaatgttactctggttatctttattcagattatcttgatttccttcgtcggccatctgaatgttaaacatttaccaaatattaatatcaataatatttgaatatagccaatcacatgtcacacacttttttggtcaaaagcgtcaaacattgcgactttttactctattcatatagtatgcatcattacacactaatACTGAAATTTATATTACAATACTGACTGAAAGGTAAAGCTACAATaataatagtatgcatccgtagtttttttttctgaCACATACACaccttttattattattattattattattattattattattattattattattattattattattattattattattattattattattattattattattattattattatattattattattactactaccgttcctgccatcacattcactgatatggattcatccagaaatccatattgcgctcgtcgtacttccagacgagactacctgtcgcattctctcactgctttctaaaatttcctccccaaaagtcctaagttcttggacattttctgcactcattgggggtgcaggttctaggactgggtttggaatctggggtacgggttcctgatatggagggATAGGGGCCTTGTATGGGTATGAATTCTCTAAAATTTctctaacatatgcatcactaatattgtagggatcttgaggatctaaccctgggtaagctcctaggTTGGGTAtcggcacattttcctgtattggattttgttgcacgtagtccctaacatcgtcccaccaagggtcgtagttgtttgggtctatgGGATGTGGTgtaggtaccctaggtatctcctccgggttgtaattaggcatttctatttggttttccacttccatgggttggtcaggattttgtggttgaggttggggtgctagcattagCTCCAggtttaccgagggttgttatattttcaCAATACCTTCAGCTTGTGGTTTAAGTGTCGTGTGTGAGTCGAAGTTATCTACCCCCAATGCATGTACTGCAAATAAACGCAATGCATCTTCATTCGACAAACTCTTGAGACGATCTACATTATGAAATCCTATCTGTTTGAGCAATTGATTCTTACGAGTTGTCATGATTATCCTACTTCCAGGAGCACATGATAGAAATGGACGCACTAGGTTTTCCCAATCACCATAGTTTTCACTCCACACATCATCAACTACTAGTAGAAATCGTTTTTCCTTAAATTGCTCACTGAGAGCCTTTTGAAGCTGATTTAGATCTTCAAAGTTATTGTTTTCTTTAGTCACATCTTGAAGGATAGCATTAGTTATCTTGAAAATATCAAAATCATCTGAAACACAAACCCATGCCTTGGGTTCAAAGTGATCCTGCACCTTTGTATCATTATACAAAAGTCTAGCTAGAGTGGTTTTTCCAACCCCACCCATACCAACTATAGGTAAGACGCTAAAGTTATCCTGAGATGACCCATCATCCCCCAACAACTTTTTAAGCAATTGCTCTTTCTCAACTTCTCTTCCGACAACATCGCGTTCTGTCAAAGAGGTTTCGCTTCTTCTACTAGTATTTCTTGGCTTTTCATCTATCTTAAGCAAACCTAGATCTGTTTTTCGTTTTTCTAAATTGTCTAAGTCTCTGTTAATGCTATCTAACTTTCGAGACAACCTATGACTTATTGAGAAATTTGTGCAGCATGATGGGATGAGCTTTCTTACCATGCTGGTGGATGCTGCAGGTTCCTGCTGGGTGAGCTCACGACGCATGTCTTCGGTAGCCAAATCGTCGAGTACGTCATCGATATCGTAAGCCAGATGTTGGAGAGCATTCAGCCATGATTTGACAGATTTATGAGTCACCTCCTTCTGGGAAGCATCGGTAAGCAGATCTTGGATCCTGGACAGTGTGGTCTTCAACTCCTTCAGCTCGTTGTGAATTCCCTGAGCGCGAGAAATTCGCTTGAAGGCTTCATCAGACAGCTTCTGGAAAAGGACTTTGAGGAGTTCATTTGCAAGAGTTTCAGCCATGGTTAACAATGAAAAAATGAAATGGGAATGGAGAGAAAGAAGAAGGGAGTAGTTGGTGACAATAATAAGAAGAGGATTAATAATGATGTCAGGAGTGAAGAGAAGATAAGATATGAGTGGACAAAAAGAACGATTCCCTTTCATGGTCTTTAGGTCTTGGTCAACGTTGTTGTATAGTCTTTTTACAATGGGTCCTAATATTAACACATGACaaaaacttatttacacatgatgtatacgggtcgtatacagttatacgacccgtataaaataacataaaactaacaaagtctatgccttcagactttgtcagtttttttcattccatacgggccgtataactgtatacgacccgtatacactATGTGTAAAGAATTTGCCTGGTCGTATACAATGGATATGAataatgtatacgggccgtataactggatacggcccgtatgaaaagaaaattagattttacccaaagtatttaatggatttaaggtgtcaatcacacgagacattttacagtcgttaggtggtcaaatttttctaaaagtagaaaaaaataatactttaacaagtaacaaagactgaaaaacaaaaatacgtgtcgtatgactgtaataaaaaggaagggtgaggcatttgatgagagttgtaaggagaagGGTTTTAGtcacttgttttcaacggggatgtaatgcaatgatgatgctagtggtcgggcttccaatgcttacacagggtgataaacaacgctgatatgaacccaaaccaactgctttgtcttgagtcgtcgggaaaacttttcctcaggggagggtgagtagtatgagtctgagtccattatggttcgtgaatgtttcgaatcatcatagaagacgtgtcgggttctgctagaagagtataaggattttgttggtttgtttccaagtagggtttagaatgtttgaagtattcttggttcaataccaactcttctgaaagacaagaatacaacgttcatgtatcacaaggaatgaccgatctaaggcagagaacctgatttagatacacaaattcatcaccggtttctatagcacaagcacatacacagttTGTGTAGAGATCTTTACGTACAAATTTGCATTATCCTTACAgttacaaatgaagtattaaaagatgttagtttcttaacaatatggtttctcgacaaatgaagtattatctgtccttgctgcctcttcggttggtaaaagacataggatggtttctaatacaggctctttgttagttgtggttgatttatagcaggaggttatgaaacgaatatatgtttatgcgaattcACAACATCCTtgttttattctctttaatctattagaacgatccttgttttgtcacgtacatgtgtttaattcccaacatcatatgttcatcattgttcttgaagatgaagaaacgagggtttattctcattaatctattagaacgatccgtgacttgaatttgtggatttcggttgggtcagaaaaacttaacaagagaatcaactaaaaacatacaattgattactcggtcgaataaccggtccgttaaagttgagcttcctgatgcaactttcacagtggtaccaatgtcctactactacaatccttccaacgcctgattccgatacaaccctcgatgttgatgagtgaaagagttaacattctgattcagattcaggaagcagatgtttatgagtgaaagagttaacattctgattcagattcaggaagcagatgtttattactgtttgagaaactaacaaggtaaacctgaattttcaaaattttagatACTTACTTGAACCGTTAGTAATGCTAGATGTCATTTTGGCTGAACCACAACCTATTACCATTTTTTACCAtgcgtatacgggtcgtataccgTTTATACGGCCATATACGACTGGTATAAAATATTTTTACTGGTCGTATACTATGTATAAGATgattgtatacgggtcgtatacgacccgtatactataggtaaaaaatggtaaaaattggtttattctctttaatctattagaacgatccttgtcttgagaacctgattctgatttaaacaatggaatttgtggatcaacagaaataactgaaaataactcaccattctcttgcatctgtatacgttgattgtggatttaagtTGCAAGAATTGTGTCTGTcgcatggactcagactcatactactagcagaacccgacacgtcttctgtgatgattcgaaacattcacgaaccacaatggactcagactcatactactagcagaagaacccgacacgtcttctgtgatgattcgaaacattccgaatcactAGTAGAAGaccccgacacgtcttctgtgatgattcgaaacattccgaatcactTCGGTTTTTTCTCTTCtggttaccaggcctatcatctccgtctacgtttggtttcagctactggagtgaaatatttgttggaatttgtggatcaacagaaacaACTAAATACAACcagtcaaatcacacactatataaagtgtaaagttatcgtgtgttgtagtttgtaATAGATTAAACagaaataactcgccattctcttgcacctgtatacgttgattgtggaATTAACTTGCAAAAATTGGGTCCGTCACATGATAcaagcattttatcgtgtgttgtaattttaatgaagcaatgaagattgaatatgctgtcacagttgtcaagattgtttgtcgggtttccaacgttctacagcacaagttcatcaccggtttctacagcacaagttcatcaccggtttctacagcataagttcatcaccggtttctgcagcacaagcacatacacaatttgttggaagaacccgacacgtcttctactagttactcttttcttcgatttcaacaaatctttcaaggtcttaagtgatggacgATTTCAACAATAcgttcacgaaccacaatggactcagactcatactactagccgaagaacccgacacgtccggtgattgttgatacatgaaaaaacaaggaccattcacctctttcaacctacaaaaacaccaaaatccgtaccggtgattgtttatccatactattcttcatagccatattcccactcacaagttgttgatactgagcttcctgatacatatcgttcgtaagaaacttttcgtgcactgaaccttcagttgtgtactcttcaatcttcttgagtatttttctaactttatgcttgcatccaccacagtgaatattaactttgagTGAAAGAGTTTGGAAACCGGACGGTAAAAATGAAgtaactgttggaatttgtggatttcggttggttcagaaacttaacaagagaagcaactaaaaaaatacaattgatttctcttcatgttacggagaatgttctagaaattgaaggaaaaggaaaagatttgttgaaatcaaattcaacagagataacttaaaacaaccggtcaaatcacacactatataaagattacagaggtttttaccatatgtatacgggccgtatacggtttatacggccgtatactctcggtaaattttttttttaccgatcgtatacaatgtatacgaacgatgtatacgggtcgtatattgttatacggcccgtatactatgggtaaaaatggtaaaaattggtttattctctttaatctattagaacgatccttattttgagaacctgattctgatttaaacaatggaatttgtggatcaacagaaataactaaaaataactcgccattctcttgcacctgtgTCCGTCACATGGTAGaggacgtgtcgggttctgctagaagagtataaggattttgttggtttgtttccaggtagggtttagaatgtttgaagtattcttggttcaatataaactcttctgaaagacaagaatacaacgttcatgtatcacaaggaatgaccgatctaaggcagagaacctgatttagatacacaaattcatcaccggtttctagagcacaagcacatacgcaatgaagtattaaaagatgttagtttcttgacagtatggtttctcgacaaatgaagtctTATCTgacatcatctgttcatcattgtgTGAGATTAGCCAAACAAGGATGAAAGATACTCAAACCATCTGATCCCGTTGTTGCAAACTCCTTTAATGTGAGATTCTTCAAGTTTGCACATTTTGAGAAAATACCAATGTGTTTGTCAGCTTCGTCAACATACAAAGTGACAGAATGATGTGGAAAAACAAggaccattcacctctttcaacctaccaaaacaccaAAACCCGTACAActtattaaaagtagcaatcacctccaatcatttccAGATGTCGATTGTTGAAAGTttgaactgattatttgttatcaGGTGAGTTCcaagcattttatcgtgtgttgtaattttaatgaagcaatgaagattgaatatgcactagggttttttctcttctggttaccaggcctatcatttCCTTCTACGTTTGGTTTCCTCGACGAAGAACCATCAGCCATTATCTGCCCTTTTTCCTTTGGTTTCTGGTTGATTTTGAGGGTGAGGGTTTTGCATTGATTCTTGCGCTCCAATCATCTGCTCCCTGAATCTAaatctgaaagttaactagacccctcaagttgtcattcgtaacaactaagcgtctggagaagagtatgttgatataggagagttgaacccgacacgtcttctgtgatgattcgaaacattccgaataactagcagaacccgatccacttacattcgaataacgctgagaatccacaacgcttatggccagattctttccttcaatcttggcaaaatcaatgtctgcttgttttattatcacgaaagtactgaacaaccgagataggcacaataacaacaacagCTTTCCAGGATTTGGAGACTGATCGGAATAGAATCAGTGATTTTACAGTGATTTTACTGGAAGCCGTTTgattatttcttgtttattatcacgaaagtactgaacaaccgagataggcaCAATAACAACAATAGCTTTCATGATTTAGAGACTGATCGGAATCGAATCAGTGATTTTACTGGAAGCCGTTTGATTATTTCCTCTTGGATCTCGAAAGGCACGTTGTCTGACATCTTGATTTTGATTACCAACTCACCATATCAATTTCtaggtagttaacaacgctaattagaaaaaaaaatgttattcatatacacaacggtctctttgcttcgtccactagaactatttgtgtatgcattcttttggtagttaacaacgctaattagaaaaaaatctgtaaaattaatcatatcgattgctataacaggatggatgtgacacacacagatagataagctgtcacagttgtcaagactgtttgtcgggtttccaatgctcacacagggtgataaacaacgctgatacgaacacatgtgtttcgaaataggctttgttcttggtttaatgaagttacacgtaacatctactTCTATTCAAATTTAAACAATGCCcgcctcaactgagataacggacatccatcaagctcaaaaagaaaacttgtgtttcccatagtcacaaaagattgcggtctgtatttcgcatagccaccgttccGTAGcaaaaaaacggttgcggtttgtatttcgcatagccaccgtttcagTAGTAAAAACCGgttgggtttgcacattcaatcttcaatacttcattaaaataccactagtagaagaacccgacacgtcttcatgttacggagaatgttctagaaattgaaggaaaatgaaaagatttgttgaaatcgaatttgacaactatgacaacttattaaaagtagcaatcacctccaatcatttcctggtcaaatcacacactataaagtttaaagttatcgtgtgttgtagtttggaaagatgaccgaatagagatctgaataacaaactgtggagaacttgtttatgtcgggttcttctgctagttacttaTCAACGGACTGAccggtaacgttactctacttgtgctccgatttaagcggcgtgttccaatcaacgttgtttaaaggtgatgaagagtttagaaaccctagaatgatggtgTTTTTACGGGAAAAACGTGATAATTGAAAAAAATCaatctatacggcccgtatacatttggtaaacataaaaacctcagaaataaatccattgagccgtatactttttataaatcgtatacacttgtatacggctcgtataactatatatgggccgtatatagtaa
This genomic interval carries:
- the LOC110902342 gene encoding putative disease resistance RPP13-like protein 1, coding for MAETLANELLKVLFQKLSDEAFKRISRAQGIHNELKELKTTLSRIQDLLTDASQKEVTHKSVKSWLNALQHLAYDIDDVLDDLATEDMRRELTQQEPAASTSMVRKLIPSCCTNFSISHRLSRKLDSINRDLDNLEKRKTDLGLLKIDEKPRNTSRRSETSLTERDVVGREVEKEQLLKKLLGDDGSSQDNFSVLPIVGMGGVGKTTLARLLYNDTKVQDHFEPKAWVCVSDDFDIFKITNAILQDVTKENNNFEDLNQLQKALSEQFKEKRFLLVVDDVWSENYGDWENLVRPFLSCAPGSRIIMTTRKNQLLKQIGFHNVDRLKSLSNEDALRLFAVHALGVDNFDSHTTLKPQAEGIVKI